Proteins found in one Oryza glaberrima chromosome 4, OglaRS2, whole genome shotgun sequence genomic segment:
- the LOC127771680 gene encoding endonuclease 2-like produces the protein MAARVLPLLLVVIVAAAMARAPTAHAWGKEGHYMVCKIAEGFLTKEAATAVKELLPGWAGGELAETCSWADTERFRYRWSSPLHFADTPGDCQFNYARDCHNTNGEKDMCVVGAINNYTNALEDSSSPYDPTESLMFLAHFVGDVHQPLHCGHVKDLGGNTIIVHWYTRKSNLHHVWDVNVIETALKEFYNEDVSTMIKAIKMNITDEWSNEEKQWETCRSRTKTCADKYAEESAKLACKAYEGVEQESTLEDDYFFAALPVVQKRIAQGGVRLAAILNRIFSGNKVQSS, from the exons ATGGCCGCGCGCgtgctccccctcctcctcgtcgtcatcgtcgccgcggccatggcgagaGCCCCCACGGCCCACGCGTGGGGCAAGGAGGGCCACTACATGGTGTGCAAGATCGCCGAG GGTTTCCTgacgaaggaggcggcgacggcggtgaagGAGCTCCTCCCCGGgtgggccggcggcgagctcgcggaAACGTGCTCGTGGGCGGACACCGAGCGGTTCCGGTACCGGTGGTCGAGCCCCCTCCACTTCGCCGACACCCCCGGCGACTGCCAGTTCAACTACGCCC GGGATTGCCACAACACAAACGGTGAGAAGGACATGTGTGTGGTCGGAGCGATCAACAACTACACCAACGCGCTCGAGGACTCATCAAGTCCAT ATGATCCAACCGAGAGCTTGATGTTCTTGGCACACTTCGTCGGCGACGTCCACCAGCCTCTCCACTGCGGCCACGTCAAAGATCTTGGTGGCAACACCATCATCGTCCATTGGTACACAAGGAAGAGCAACCTTCATCAC GTGTGGGATGTGAACGTCATTGAAACGGCCTTGAAGGAATTCTACAACGAGGACGTGAGCACGATGATAAAGGCCATCAAGATGAACATCACT GATGAGTGGTCCAACGAGGAGAAGCAGTGGGAGACTTGCCGTAGCCGGACAAAGACTTGTGCCGATAA GTACGCCGAGGAGAGTGCAAAGCTCGCGTGCAAAGCGTACGAGGGTGTTGAGCAAGAATCCACCTTAGAAG ATGACTATTTCTTCGCTGCCCTGCCTGTTGTTCAGAAGAGGATTGCTCAAGGTGGCGTGAGGCTTGCTGCAATACTCAACCGGATCTTCAGCGGGAACAAGGTTCAGAGTAGTTGA
- the LOC127771681 gene encoding uncharacterized protein LOC127771681, whose translation MGASASVLSLPAAAAIPGAAAAIAGAAGCFALGYFLALSRFPRQVVAASPASGETSDEDSEEDSEEEDDDENSGRSRVAKRAPKRAGLRLLFWARNVVTKSDSAKEAERARAKSQTAASPLEVENLAEIIEDFKMVLVVRNDLKMGKGKIAAQCSHATLGLFKKLQQRAPKSLRRWERCGQVKVVVKIESEDDMLVLQGRAKSLNIPTHITIDAGRTQIAPNSRTVMAILGPADMVDDVTGGLKLL comes from the exons ATGGGCGCCTCGGCCTCCGTCCTCTCCctccccgcggcggccgccatcccgggagccgccgccgctatcGCGGGCGCCGCGGGCTGCTTCGCCCTCGGCTACTTCCTCGCCCTCAGCCGCTTCCCCCGCCAGGTCGTCGCTGCCTCCCCCGCTTCCGGGGAGACCTCGGACGAGGATTCCGAGGAGGATtcggaagaagaagatgatgacgaAAACTCCGGCCGCAGCAGGGTGGCGAAGCGGGCGCCCAAGCGCGCCGGGCTCCGGCTGCTGTTCTGGGCGCGCAACGTGGTGACCAAGTCCGACTCGGCGAAGGAGGCGGAGAGGGCCAGGGCCAAGTCACAGACCGCGGCTAGCCCCCTGGAGGTCGAGAATCTCGCTGAGATTATAGAGGATTTCAAGATG GTGCTGGTTGTGAGAAATGATTTGAAGATGGGGAAGGGGAAGATTGCTGCGCAATGCAG CCATGCAACGTTGGGTCTGTTTAAAAAACTCCAACAGAGAGCTCCAAAATCATTAAgaag GTGGGAGAGGTGTGGTCAAGTTAAGGTGGTCGTGAAAATTGAAAGCGAGGATGATATGCTTGTTTTACAA GGAAGAGCAAAGTCTTTGAATATCCCAACACACATAACTATTGATGCTGGAAGAACACAGATCGCACCAA ATTCAAGAACAGTCATGGCTATTCTTG GGCCAGCTGACATGGTCGATGATGTCACCGGTGGTCTGAAGCTTCTATAA
- the LOC127771880 gene encoding LOW QUALITY PROTEIN: protein TIFY 3-like (The sequence of the model RefSeq protein was modified relative to this genomic sequence to represent the inferred CDS: deleted 1 base in 1 codon), whose protein sequence is MDLLEKKNIKKGGEVEEEVARKGEERKEEVVVVEEEKSQQQQQQQGEEELVGLSLAGGRPKVFPMSSPPPNPSQLTIFYGGSVCVYDSVPPEKAQAIMLIAAAAAAAASATKSNAAVAVKPPVMPAANATQAAVSPVLTRSLSLQSTSVATGQPQVVADPSSICKLQADLPIARRHSLQRFLEKRRDRLVSKAPYPTKSSEGMEASGMEVTAEGKAQ, encoded by the exons ATGGATCTGTTGGAGAAGAAGAACATTAAGAAG GGGggggaagtggaggaggaggtggcacgcaagggagaggagaggaaggaggaggtggtggtggtagaggaggagaagagccagcagcagcagcagcagcaaggggaggaggaacTCGTCGGcctctcgctcgccggcggcag GCCCAAAGTATTTCCAATGTCGAGCCCTCCACCTAATCCTTCGCAACTTACAATTTTCTATGGTGGATCAGTATGTGTTTATGACTCAGTGCCGCCAGAGAAG GCTCAAGCAATCATGCTTATTgccgcagcagctgctgcagcggCGTCTGCCACCAAAAGCAATGCTGCCGTTGCTGTTAAGCCCCCTGTGATGCCTGCAGCCAATGCTACCCAAGCAGCAGTCTCTCCTGTGCTCACAAGATCGCTCTCATTGCAGAGCACTTCTGTAGCAACTGGACAACCTCAAGTTGTCGCTGACCCTAGCTCAATTTGCAAGCTTCAGGCTG ATCTCCCCATTGCCAGGAGGCACTCCCTTCAGCGCTTCCTAGAGAAACGCCGTGACAG GTTGGTGAGCAAAGCTCCATATCCTACAAAATCCTCCGAGGGCATGGAAGCATCAGGGATGGAAGTAACTGCTGAGGGCAAGGCCCAGTAA